The DNA segment CTACGCAATCATCCACGACTGCTATGGGGACGATTTTTTGGATAGCATCCTGCGGCACACCAAGCTCTTCTTCAAGTTCTTTCGTGAGCACACATTGTGGATCGACTCTTTCTTTTGAAATCAAAGCGGTATCATCCACCCCTCCGGATGGAACAAATTCCAAGGCTCTGGGGTATAAAGTCACAGATTCACTTCGTGTTCCGATAACAGCACAATATTCATCCTCAACTTTACATAAAACAACGCCACTGACACCCAATGGAGTTAATCCAAGTTCAAGACCATTTCGTTGTGCTACAAAATGCCTGTACTCCCCAAAAAAAACACGCATGACCCATTTATTGCCACAGGGTTCAACTCCAGAAAAAAAACATAATGGCGCATTATAAAGCTGACCATCATTCTTTTCTACAACACTATTCCATATTTCCGTTACTTCGCTCTCATGAGAAACTAAATAGAGAGAAAGTCTTTGATCAAGAACAATGTTCACATCCCCTTCGGCTAAAAGTTTGATGTGATCATGCACAATTAACCTCCTGATAAAAATCGGCGAGCGCAGGAAAAACAATTGAAGCTCCGCAGGCCAGCAACGAATCAGCATCTTGATTGATACCGACTGTAAACAGTCCAGCGCCAGTGGCAGACTTCACACCATTTATTGAGTCTTCAACAGCCACACCATAACGGGGATTGAGAGAATAGCGACTAAGCACCTGCTGGTAAATTTCACTGTGCGGTTTTGAGGATTTAACCTCATCACCATACACGGCCCCTTCAAAAAGCTGTTCCCAACCGTGACACCGAAGAAAGCCCTCGCCATTTATTTTGCTGGATGACGTGACTAAAAAAAGGCGCTTTCCACTTTTGTGAAGTTTTCTCAAAAGCTCACTTGCACCAGAAAAAGGCTGGACTAAGCTGAGATACGATTCCGTGATCAAATCTTCATATGATTTTTGCAGACTCTCGGGATTGTGGTGGAGCCTGTGCTTCTGAGCTAAATACTCGACAATCTCTGAGAGTGAAGGACCGTTGAGAATATCAAACTCTTGTGTTGTCGGAGTAAATGCATATTTTTTTGAGAAGGCGGTATAGACAGCGAACATAACCGAAAGGCTGTCTGCGAGCGTACCATCAAGATCAAACAAGAAATACTGTGCATCATATATACTATCCATTCCCGCAGCCTCAAACGAACCCTTCAAGTTAACCAATTATAGCATCTTAACATATCTAACTATCGGTATACTTTTTTGAATATCATGAATCATTTTCTGCTTTGAATCCAAATACTCAAACCCCGCAGAACGAAAAGCACCTATAGAAGCATCATTTTCCACTTTGATTTCAGCGATGACGCAAGAAATACCCCTTTCTCGCAAATAGCCCATAGCCGCCTTGAGTACCTGTACCCCCATCCCTTTTTTCCGTTCGGCAGGATTAACATTAATACTGATATCCATGGCACGACCAACACATTCTAAATCCTGATACTCTTCAAAGCGTAAAAAGGCGACAGGGACGTCATTCAGAAAAGCAAAGACAGCCGGGCACTGCTTTTCATGAAAGTACTCTTCCAAGTACTCTGTGTAAAATTCGGGCATTTTTTTTGGCGAAGAATGGTAAAACATTTGCAAGGTGACAGGATCATTCCGCCAATCCATAATCAAATGGGCGTCAGCCATCCGAGGTTGAATCTCTTTAAAAAACATATGCAATTTTCCCAAATAATTTCTAACGTAAAGTTCAAACCTACTAAGAAAACAACTTTATCGAATTTTCCCATGCTACCTTCTCAATCTCAGCATCAGAAAAACGACACGCTTTTGCGAGGTTAGTCAGTACTTCTAAACTACTGCTGAAATCGACATAAGGGTAATCTGACCCGTAAATCAACTTTTCCGGACCAAGCTTCTTGTATGCAAATTCAAGATCATCCTGCACCCTGGATCCTGCGTAATAGGCCAGCGAAAAAGAGGTTTCCAGGAATACATTCTGCTTTTCCTCAGCCAAAAGCATTGCCTCAAGCGCTCTTAAACCACCACTATGAAGCAAGAGGATCGGACAGGAAAGTTCATCCGCCAGCAAACATGCCAACTTAAGATTATCAAACGCATACATACCCGAAGTGCCATAGCTTGTATCGACGCAAACGAACATATCCAGACTCTCAGCTCGCTTGGCAACTCGCAAGGCCGCCTCAAAATCAACTTCCGAAATGCGCTGGAAGTATGAGTGAAACTTCAAGGATCGCACTCCTTGCATAGCGGCATTATCGACCGCACCCTCGGCATCTTCATGCCGAAAATCGATTAAAGCGGAAAAATGAGAGGCCGGGAGGTCTTCTCGAACCTTATGAAAAAAGGTTCGTAGATCTTTATCAAAGAATAAAGACTGATTGAAGAGCATGAAATTAGCACCAGATGTATGAGCACAGAGATCCTCTCGAAAAGAATCATAGCACATCATCAGATCCGAAGGTTGCATACGTGTTTCATCAGACTCTACATGGGGATTCTTACAATTCTCTTTGTTTGTAAAATGGATATTGAAATCGAAAATATTCATTATTCTTTGCCGATCAAAATCATAAATTCCTTTTGGGGAATAGGCAGATAGTCATGCTTCATTTTTACGTTTGAACTCATTTGAAATGAAAGATCGAGCATCCGCCCTGGTTCATGGTAGAATACAAAATCCTCACGAGGATATTCTGGGGTAAGTTGAGAACTCAAAAAATCAACGATAAGGGCTTTCCGTACAAGCTTCAGTGCTTTTTTTATCATAAGCGCCGTGTACTCGTAGTTATCCATCTGGTCTTTAAGATGCATATTTAACACCCCAAGCATTATCCCAACATCCGCCATGGGCTCTTCACAAGAATCAGTGCTAAGGTTGAACTGCTTAAATGCATTCCGTTCCTTTTCAGCATGGCGGTATCCTGCCTCCTGCAAAAGATCTTGATTAATATCTATCCCTAGGTACGATTGGTAATCAACGCCATGATCACGCAAGAAATCAGCATAGTCACCAAAACCGCACCCGATATCAAGAACACTTGCCCCTGTAAGATCGACCATATCAATGGTTTGAGCGAATCGATACTGTTGCTGCTCCACAGTTCCCCACCCCAAGGTCCGAATATTATATCCCATTTCTCCGTATCGAACAGAATAGCGCTGTTTCATCTGCAGTGAAATGGTATCGAGGATATTGCTCATAACGTCTTTATCTCTTATTTTTCCAGGTCATCAATCATTGAATCCAAAATTTCTTTTGAAAGAAATACTCGCTCCTTACGGGAGACATCCAAAATAACTTTATGAAAATCAAGTCCCTTCCGATCTGCAAAATCTCGGACAAGCCCTTCGAAAGAAGAATGAAATCCTGCATATCCAAACAGGATATCTTCGGACCGGATGTCCAGAACCTTTCCTTTGGCAAGAATATAATCTCGAAAGCTTCTTGCAAGCTTCAGAGTACGCAGCAAGAATTCATCCGAATAATGAGTAACACCAAACTTTCGGGCGAGGACAGCGATCATGGTTTCAGTCGGTACATTACCTCCACTCCGCCCTATACCGGTCAGAGTAGTATCAACATATTCAACACCTTCATCAATGACTTCAAGAGCAGAAGCAACAGCGAGCCCCAAATTATTATGGCCATGGTAGCCAAGCGGAATCATTCCAACCTTGTCATGAACAGCTTTGATATAATTTTGAGCCTCTCCTGGCAAAATATGACCTGCTGAATCGACAAGATACAAAACATCCGCCACATCTTTCACCATTTCTGCAAGCTCCCCAAAGCCTGTAGGAGTGACGGTATAGCTTTTCATGATATTCAGTGCCACAAAATAGCCAAGCTTTTTAGCCTCCTCGACAATGGGCATATACTCTTTCAAATAAGCAGGTTCCATCCCTATCCGCAGCCCATAAAGTCCATTCTGGCGGGCCATTTTTATGTCGTCGAGATTACCCACATATGGAATAAAGAAACTATAGAGTCGATTGGACTCTGCAAGAGGTGCCAACCTCTCATAAAGCTCTCTATCGGTGAAGCCGGCTGAATAACTCCGATGTGCTCCCAGCCCCAACCCATGCCCCACCTCGACATCTTCAAAGCCCACATGAAGAAGATCGGATGCAAAAGCATATACAGTATCAGGATCTATCATGAAATCAATGACATAAGTCCCATCTCGCAAAGTACACTCAAGAAGTTTAATATCCCTCAATATCCACCTCCAACTTCCCGATCACCTCGTTCAAGTTGCTTTTTAGCATCTCAAGGTCAGGGTTGGTCATAATAATTACTCCATGCCTATCAGCGCCGGATTGTATATCACGAACAACGTCCCCTTTCCTGATAAGCATACGAAGCTTCAGTACGTCATTGCGGCGTTCTATTTCCTCCACACCACGAATAGCCTTAAGTACACCTTCACGCACCTCGCTGAAGGCGAAGAGTTTCATTACAACAGGATTTTTCTGTGGGGATTCCGACGCGTTAGAAACAGGAACAACGTTCTCACCAAAACAATCATTTATGTAGATCGCGTTGACATCAATGCCCGAGACATGGGGTACGATGACCTCGGAAGTATACACTCCCCCGCCACGATTTGCGATTTCTGTCAAAAAGATCTCGCCATCCGCAGTGAGGATAAATTCCCCATGGAGAAAACCAAAAACAAATCCACAGGCCTGTGCTGTTAACTCTAAAGTTTTTTTGCACTTCTCGTACAAATCATCAGTCAACTCACCTGGATATGTAATTTCTCCATCTATGATCGAATTCTTTGCCGGGAGCTTTTTCTTCGTCGCAACAGCCAAGGCAAGAGGCCCCTTATCGCGAAAAACGTACCCATCAACAGTGATATGTTGTCCCTCTATGCATTTTTCGGCAATGAGAAGACGAGAATGACAATTTTCCAGAGCCTCATAAAATGCAGTATCGACTTCGTCGGCAGAGTTTACTCGATTAACACCAAAACTTCCTCTGTTGTCTGAAGGCTTTACCATAATCGGGTAGCCGATCTGCTCTCCAAACGCCCGAACCTCATCTACGCTCGTGCACAGAGAGAAGGAAGGACACGGAATTCCAGCTTCACAACACATTTTACGCTGAAGATACTTGCTGTTTGTAATTTGTGCGCTTTTAATCTGTGGGCCTGGCAAACCGAGCCTTTCAGCAATAAAAGCCTGTGCAAAATTCGAATAATCACATTGATCTGAAATAATGGCTTCAGGCTTTATCTTTTCAGCGAACTGCATGATCCGATGCAGATCACGCAAATCGGAAAT comes from the Pseudodesulfovibrio piezophilus C1TLV30 genome and includes:
- a CDS encoding HAD family hydrolase, translated to MDSIYDAQYFLFDLDGTLADSLSVMFAVYTAFSKKYAFTPTTQEFDILNGPSLSEIVEYLAQKHRLHHNPESLQKSYEDLITESYLSLVQPFSGASELLRKLHKSGKRLFLVTSSSKINGEGFLRCHGWEQLFEGAVYGDEVKSSKPHSEIYQQVLSRYSLNPRYGVAVEDSINGVKSATGAGLFTVGINQDADSLLACGASIVFPALADFYQEVNCA
- a CDS encoding GNAT family N-acetyltransferase, whose translation is MFFKEIQPRMADAHLIMDWRNDPVTLQMFYHSSPKKMPEFYTEYLEEYFHEKQCPAVFAFLNDVPVAFLRFEEYQDLECVGRAMDISINVNPAERKKGMGVQVLKAAMGYLRERGISCVIAEIKVENDASIGAFRSAGFEYLDSKQKMIHDIQKSIPIVRYVKML
- a CDS encoding amidohydrolase family protein yields the protein MNIFDFNIHFTNKENCKNPHVESDETRMQPSDLMMCYDSFREDLCAHTSGANFMLFNQSLFFDKDLRTFFHKVREDLPASHFSALIDFRHEDAEGAVDNAAMQGVRSLKFHSYFQRISEVDFEAALRVAKRAESLDMFVCVDTSYGTSGMYAFDNLKLACLLADELSCPILLLHSGGLRALEAMLLAEEKQNVFLETSFSLAYYAGSRVQDDLEFAYKKLGPEKLIYGSDYPYVDFSSSLEVLTNLAKACRFSDAEIEKVAWENSIKLFS
- a CDS encoding methyltransferase codes for the protein MSNILDTISLQMKQRYSVRYGEMGYNIRTLGWGTVEQQQYRFAQTIDMVDLTGASVLDIGCGFGDYADFLRDHGVDYQSYLGIDINQDLLQEAGYRHAEKERNAFKQFNLSTDSCEEPMADVGIMLGVLNMHLKDQMDNYEYTALMIKKALKLVRKALIVDFLSSQLTPEYPREDFVFYHEPGRMLDLSFQMSSNVKMKHDYLPIPQKEFMILIGKE
- a CDS encoding beta/alpha barrel domain-containing protein, which codes for MRDIKLLECTLRDGTYVIDFMIDPDTVYAFASDLLHVGFEDVEVGHGLGLGAHRSYSAGFTDRELYERLAPLAESNRLYSFFIPYVGNLDDIKMARQNGLYGLRIGMEPAYLKEYMPIVEEAKKLGYFVALNIMKSYTVTPTGFGELAEMVKDVADVLYLVDSAGHILPGEAQNYIKAVHDKVGMIPLGYHGHNNLGLAVASALEVIDEGVEYVDTTLTGIGRSGGNVPTETMIAVLARKFGVTHYSDEFLLRTLKLARSFRDYILAKGKVLDIRSEDILFGYAGFHSSFEGLVRDFADRKGLDFHKVILDVSRKERVFLSKEILDSMIDDLEK
- a CDS encoding ATP-grasp domain-containing protein, yielding MYGVHYNDDYYKDIRYRDILISDLRDLHRIMQFAEKIKPEAIISDQCDYSNFAQAFIAERLGLPGPQIKSAQITNSKYLQRKMCCEAGIPCPSFSLCTSVDEVRAFGEQIGYPIMVKPSDNRGSFGVNRVNSADEVDTAFYEALENCHSRLLIAEKCIEGQHITVDGYVFRDKGPLALAVATKKKLPAKNSIIDGEITYPGELTDDLYEKCKKTLELTAQACGFVFGFLHGEFILTADGEIFLTEIANRGGGVYTSEVIVPHVSGIDVNAIYINDCFGENVVPVSNASESPQKNPVVMKLFAFSEVREGVLKAIRGVEEIERRNDVLKLRMLIRKGDVVRDIQSGADRHGVIIMTNPDLEMLKSNLNEVIGKLEVDIEGY